Proteins from one Bacteroides zhangwenhongii genomic window:
- a CDS encoding hybrid sensor histidine kinase/response regulator transcription factor, translated as MNTRIYLFAIIMGLFIVNRIHSQETSYVFRHIGATEGLPDNYVGSVFALPDGRMGIRTVLLTMYDGVNYSNFPFDLQKGYPISYNHIIFEEYVDAGKRLWMKERASLRVFDLTTEQYIYDVDSLLHQLGWKDKLANLFIDSEKRYWFLSGNSDVYTSENSTGTIEKFCEKDGAIKNDGKLLGVESHENHSWMVFQSGIIRCYDFEKKRFVEQVDFLKKRLNADDRIILKILDNGDFWIMWDRGVGYYDVYKKKWNPISGIHLKQNSWLTSMDVDKGGNAWVGTVLDGLCVIDIHNFSVAQLQHLPLLSGKTIENGIQSIYCDREDGAVWIGLYNQGLCYYHPSLNRMIVCNKKVVNGDWNGEEIRCMLETSAGDILMGTTQALYRYEPDTHTMNRAYSDFDRKNCRMLYEDSKNRIWVGTYHNGLYCIENGKVRAYDYPNTDYQNELDFSNIRAMIEDESGRLWVSIYGGVGLLNPEDGKITLLTEQFPDLKRYKVANTLAIDNQCRLLVGSDNGLYIYDPHEHKICTLEQEGKAGADFNYGSIKYNQILKDYEGALWFATQYGLYVLAPNGKSYALGKEEGLSKAILNVQEDKNHDIWISTVTSIYKIRVERNADEYRFHIISCLAETKILQDDLFSFPALTTQNDLYIGLLNGFVKFSPDRMMDTQQLSRPLFTSFKLFNVPVLSGEEYNGRMLFDKALSCSDGVSLKYNENYITLEFSGLNYLNPSQISFRYQLEGFDKEWTETIFENGLGRITYNNLPPGEYLFRVSVAGNDRMWGPESNFAIVVYPPFWDTLVARILYAVLAVLLVFVLIYVVNKRNHQKMIRMQQEEAQRQKEELEQMKFRFFTNISHELRTPLTLIITPLDMIIRRLTDEVLAKQLSSVYKNAQNLLTLVNQLLDFRKLEIKGEKLNLQNGDWVEFVRQVYVSFQEIATEKGISFQLDTNGIDELYMYFDRDKIHKVLNNLLSNAFKFTSEGGNIALEIEKYRGEGHSFIQLKVADTGTGIAEEDLPHVFERFYQARKNINHNFPGSGIGLHLIKEYIELHNGCVSVESTWGVGSTFCVAIPMDLQPENPSVRQTVTEVVEVASEESVFSDSRPLLLVVEDNKEFREFLREQLSEWYQIIDAPDGEEGEKLAVRQNPDLIISDIMMPNVDGIELCQRIKTNLQTSHIPVILLTARASDESKAMGYEAGADSYISKPFSIDVLLTRVRKLIELQKRRQETFHKEIVVSPSSITITSLDEQLVQKALECVERNMDNTEYSVEELSADLAMNRATLYRKLQGITGQTPKDFIRSIRLKRAAQLLRDTDLSISEIADHVGFSTPRYFTKLFKETFGMLPSQYGGKSRDEKIGE; from the coding sequence ATGAATACACGAATATACCTGTTTGCAATTATAATGGGTCTTTTTATTGTGAACAGGATACATTCACAAGAGACATCTTATGTCTTTCGTCATATCGGAGCAACGGAAGGGTTGCCGGATAATTATGTCGGCAGTGTATTTGCATTGCCGGACGGTCGTATGGGGATTCGTACTGTATTGCTGACTATGTATGATGGGGTAAATTATTCCAATTTCCCGTTTGACCTCCAAAAAGGTTATCCTATTTCTTACAATCATATCATTTTTGAAGAATACGTGGATGCCGGTAAACGTTTGTGGATGAAAGAACGTGCAAGTCTGCGGGTGTTTGATTTGACCACCGAACAATATATATATGATGTAGACTCCCTGTTGCATCAACTAGGCTGGAAAGATAAACTTGCGAATCTGTTTATAGATTCAGAGAAACGATATTGGTTCTTGTCCGGTAATTCTGATGTCTATACATCTGAAAATTCGACAGGAACAATAGAAAAGTTTTGTGAAAAAGATGGTGCCATAAAAAATGATGGAAAATTATTGGGAGTGGAGAGCCACGAAAACCATAGTTGGATGGTGTTCCAGAGCGGAATAATCCGGTGTTATGATTTTGAGAAGAAGCGTTTTGTTGAGCAAGTAGATTTTTTAAAAAAACGGCTGAACGCCGATGATCGTATTATTTTAAAGATTCTTGATAACGGAGATTTTTGGATCATGTGGGATCGGGGAGTAGGATATTATGATGTTTATAAGAAAAAATGGAACCCGATTTCCGGCATTCATCTTAAACAGAATTCATGGTTGACCTCTATGGATGTAGACAAAGGAGGGAATGCGTGGGTCGGTACGGTATTGGACGGGCTTTGTGTGATTGATATACATAATTTTTCTGTAGCCCAACTTCAACATCTTCCTCTGCTGTCGGGCAAAACGATAGAAAATGGTATTCAAAGTATTTATTGTGACCGTGAAGATGGGGCTGTTTGGATAGGTTTGTACAATCAAGGTCTCTGTTATTATCATCCCAGTTTGAATAGAATGATTGTATGCAATAAGAAAGTTGTTAATGGTGACTGGAATGGAGAGGAAATACGTTGTATGTTGGAAACTTCAGCGGGTGATATACTGATGGGAACTACACAGGCACTTTATCGATATGAGCCGGATACACATACCATGAACCGGGCATATAGCGATTTCGATCGGAAAAATTGTCGTATGCTATATGAAGACAGCAAGAACCGGATTTGGGTAGGTACTTATCATAATGGATTATATTGCATTGAAAATGGTAAGGTGAGGGCCTATGATTATCCAAATACCGATTATCAGAACGAACTGGATTTTAGCAATATACGTGCAATGATAGAAGACGAGTCGGGAAGACTGTGGGTAAGTATTTATGGTGGAGTGGGATTGCTGAATCCGGAAGATGGAAAAATAACTCTCTTGACCGAACAGTTTCCTGATTTGAAAAGGTACAAAGTAGCGAATACATTGGCAATAGATAATCAATGCCGGTTACTGGTAGGAAGTGATAACGGATTGTATATATATGACCCGCATGAACATAAAATATGTACATTGGAACAAGAGGGGAAAGCCGGAGCTGACTTTAATTATGGTAGTATAAAATACAACCAGATATTGAAAGATTACGAAGGAGCTTTATGGTTCGCCACCCAATATGGACTGTATGTACTGGCACCGAATGGGAAAAGCTATGCTTTGGGGAAGGAAGAAGGACTTTCTAAAGCGATCTTGAATGTGCAGGAAGATAAGAATCACGATATTTGGATTTCTACCGTAACTTCTATTTATAAAATCAGAGTAGAACGAAATGCCGATGAATACCGTTTCCACATAATAAGTTGTCTGGCTGAGACGAAGATCCTTCAGGATGATTTATTCAGTTTTCCCGCATTGACAACACAAAACGATCTATATATAGGCCTTCTCAATGGATTTGTGAAATTCTCTCCCGACCGTATGATGGATACACAGCAACTTTCTCGTCCCTTGTTTACCTCTTTCAAGTTATTTAATGTTCCTGTTCTTTCCGGAGAAGAATATAACGGTCGTATGTTATTTGATAAAGCTCTTAGTTGTTCGGACGGAGTCTCTTTAAAGTATAATGAGAATTATATTACGTTAGAGTTCTCCGGATTAAACTATCTCAACCCTTCGCAGATTTCTTTCCGATATCAATTAGAAGGCTTCGATAAAGAATGGACGGAAACAATTTTTGAAAATGGACTGGGACGTATTACTTATAATAATCTTCCGCCGGGTGAGTATCTGTTTCGAGTGTCCGTGGCCGGTAATGACCGTATGTGGGGGCCGGAATCTAATTTTGCGATTGTAGTGTATCCGCCGTTTTGGGATACATTGGTTGCACGTATATTGTATGCAGTTCTGGCTGTTCTTTTGGTATTCGTACTGATTTATGTTGTCAATAAACGTAATCATCAAAAGATGATTCGTATGCAACAGGAGGAGGCTCAGAGGCAAAAAGAAGAGTTGGAACAAATGAAATTCCGTTTCTTCACGAATATCAGTCATGAGTTGCGTACTCCGTTGACGTTGATTATCACTCCTTTGGATATGATCATACGCAGGTTGACGGATGAAGTGTTGGCGAAGCAGTTAAGTTCCGTGTACAAGAACGCGCAGAATCTGTTGACATTGGTAAATCAGCTTCTGGACTTCCGTAAATTGGAGATAAAAGGAGAAAAACTGAATTTGCAGAACGGAGACTGGGTTGAGTTTGTCCGCCAGGTATATGTTTCTTTTCAGGAGATAGCTACGGAAAAAGGAATTTCTTTCCAATTGGATACAAATGGTATTGATGAACTGTATATGTATTTTGATCGTGACAAGATACATAAAGTATTGAATAACTTATTGTCCAATGCCTTTAAATTTACCTCAGAAGGAGGAAACATCGCATTAGAGATAGAAAAGTATCGGGGAGAAGGGCATTCATTTATTCAGCTGAAAGTGGCTGATACTGGTACTGGTATAGCGGAGGAAGATCTTCCGCACGTATTCGAGCGTTTCTACCAGGCTAGGAAGAACATCAATCATAACTTTCCCGGCAGTGGGATCGGACTTCATCTGATAAAGGAATATATCGAACTGCACAACGGATGTGTGTCGGTAGAAAGTACTTGGGGAGTCGGTTCTACATTCTGTGTGGCTATTCCTATGGATTTGCAGCCGGAAAATCCGTCGGTGCGGCAAACCGTAACGGAAGTGGTGGAGGTGGCAAGTGAAGAGTCGGTGTTTTCGGACTCAAGACCCTTATTGCTGGTGGTAGAAGATAATAAGGAATTTCGGGAGTTTCTACGTGAACAATTAAGTGAATGGTACCAGATTATTGATGCTCCCGATGGTGAAGAAGGGGAAAAACTGGCTGTCAGGCAAAATCCGGATCTCATCATAAGTGACATCATGATGCCGAATGTGGATGGTATAGAATTATGCCAACGAATTAAAACAAACTTGCAGACTTCGCATATACCGGTAATTTTGCTTACTGCGCGTGCTTCAGATGAGAGTAAGGCTATGGGGTATGAGGCCGGTGCAGATTCGTATATATCCAAACCATTTAGTATTGATGTATTGTTGACTCGTGTGCGTAAATTGATCGAACTGCAAAAGAGACGCCAGGAAACATTTCATAAAGAAATTGTAGTAAGTCCGAGTAGTATCACAATTACCTCTCTTGATGAACAGCTTGTACAAAAAGCATTGGAATGTGTTGAACGTAATATGGACAATACAGAATATTCGGTAGAGGAATTGAGTGCTGATCTTGCTATGAACCGTGCTACATTATACCGCAAACTGCAAGGAATAACAGGGCAGACACCTAAAGACTTTATCCGTAGCATCCGGTTGAAACGGGCTGCTCAACTATTGCGGGATACGGATTTGTCTATATCCGAAATAGCAGATCATGTGGGATTTTCTACTCCACGTTATTTTACCAAATTGTTTAAAGAAACATTTGGTATGCTGCCATCGCAGTACGGAGGAAAATCACGGGATGAGAAAATAGGCGAATAA
- a CDS encoding ATP-binding protein, with protein sequence MNTNITSAPLSRKLPVGIQSFEKLRNEGFLYVDKTAFVYQLAKAGIPCFLSRPRRFGKSLLLSTFEAYFLGKKELFRGLAIEQLEQDWFEYPVLHLSLNAEKYDSRERLANMLESQLSLWEERYGITDINISYSIRFMTVIRRAYEQTGRRVVVLIDEYDKPLLRSFGDEELQKEFRETLTAFYTVLKDADPWLQFVFITGVTKFAQMGIFSTLNQLNDISLVPAYSALCGMTYTEIQENFEPELNALAEACEMTKEETMQQMTRLYDGYRFSYRSPERMYNPFSVLNALNNQLFQSYWFASGTPTFLVEMLKKTDFDLRKMDGIEVVEASLSDDRANINNPIPMIYQSGYLTIKDYDKEFHIYKLGFPNEEVKYGFLNFAASFYTCMSENDTPFYIGHFVRELRNGDVEAFLTRLRAFFADFPYELNTKTERHYQVVFYLVFKLMGQFIQSEVQSAIGRADAVVKTRDCIYVFEFKLDGTVEEALRQIDEKGYLIPYIADGRRLVKVGVSFDAANRNLGEWLIV encoded by the coding sequence ATGAATACAAATATTACTTCAGCACCCTTATCCCGTAAGCTTCCGGTAGGCATACAGAGCTTTGAGAAACTTCGTAATGAAGGTTTTCTATATGTAGACAAGACAGCCTTTGTCTACCAATTGGCAAAAGCGGGTATTCCCTGCTTCTTGAGTCGTCCGCGACGTTTTGGAAAAAGTCTGCTACTCTCCACCTTCGAAGCTTATTTCCTAGGAAAAAAGGAATTGTTTCGGGGGCTTGCTATTGAGCAATTAGAGCAGGACTGGTTTGAATATCCGGTGTTGCATCTAAGTTTGAATGCAGAAAAATATGATAGTCGGGAACGGTTGGCAAATATGCTGGAGAGTCAATTATCGCTGTGGGAAGAGCGTTATGGAATTACAGATATAAACATTAGTTATTCTATCCGCTTCATGACAGTAATTCGCCGAGCATATGAGCAGACTGGTCGCCGTGTAGTGGTGCTGATTGACGAATATGATAAACCATTGCTTCGAAGTTTTGGCGATGAGGAACTGCAAAAAGAATTTCGCGAGACACTGACTGCATTCTATACAGTCTTGAAGGATGCCGATCCTTGGTTGCAATTTGTCTTTATCACCGGTGTGACGAAATTTGCGCAAATGGGAATTTTCAGCACGCTGAACCAATTGAATGATATCAGCCTTGTTCCTGCCTATTCCGCTCTTTGCGGCATGACCTATACGGAGATACAGGAAAATTTTGAACCTGAACTGAATGCGTTGGCAGAAGCCTGTGAAATGACGAAAGAAGAAACGATGCAACAGATGACCCGTTTGTATGATGGGTATCGCTTCTCTTATCGTTCACCCGAGCGTATGTATAATCCTTTCAGTGTACTCAATGCGCTGAATAATCAGTTATTCCAAAGTTATTGGTTTGCGAGCGGTACACCGACTTTCCTCGTCGAGATGTTGAAAAAGACTGATTTCGATTTGCGTAAGATGGATGGAATTGAGGTTGTGGAAGCTTCGTTGAGTGATGACCGTGCGAATATAAACAATCCTATCCCGATGATATATCAGAGTGGTTATCTGACGATTAAGGATTATGATAAAGAATTTCATATTTATAAGTTGGGCTTTCCTAATGAAGAAGTGAAATATGGTTTTCTGAATTTTGCGGCATCCTTTTATACTTGTATGTCCGAAAATGATACTCCTTTTTATATAGGTCATTTTGTTCGTGAGCTTCGTAATGGCGATGTGGAAGCCTTCCTTACCCGACTGCGTGCCTTTTTTGCCGATTTTCCTTATGAACTGAATACGAAGACGGAACGTCATTACCAAGTTGTTTTCTATCTTGTATTCAAATTGATGGGGCAATTCATACAGTCCGAAGTGCAAAGTGCTATCGGACGTGCGGATGCAGTAGTAAAGACACGCGATTGTATCTATGTCTTTGAGTTCAAGTTGGACGGCACGGTGGAAGAAGCTTTGCGGCAGATTGACGAAAAAGGCTATCTCATTCCATATATTGCGGATGGGCGTCGGTTGGTGAAAGTCGGTGTCTCTTTTGATGCGGCAAATAGGAATTTGGGAGAATGGTTGATAGTCTGA
- a CDS encoding family 78 glycoside hydrolase catalytic domain codes for MKRYIYLLVLTLINNLPSVADSPFQLKKLQVEYAVTPLGIDVENPRFSWQMEGGADERGLLQTARQIVVIDEAGVQVWDSKKITDDQSLNIEYAGLPLKAATRYQWTVHVWDTKHRKMSASSWFETGLMSSDRAYEGWGGAKWIGVGDEDRTFYSHYLPVFKLNFSLRLDETTKTTCSGFIYGTNDERLMERYKNLYQLENKKDESYIKVELNITPLLSGQDAVLNIYRVGYHPDDKKDIPYKSFAIPQEMVNEHNKYDWHTVTLRSNLGFTQFYVDNTDKQIGSVNLNPLGQGGDFIAFPVVGDVGYFVPAGQAASFSKVEIANFRSPANVITTLQDSVCRIVGRISDTFTTFAPESHSAPMLRTVFASSEAKIKKARLYVTSRGIYEVYLNGRRIGNDYFNPGITQYNKTHLYQTFDVTEYIHSGQNALGALLSEGWWSGGATFTGDNWNFFGDRQSLLAKLVITYADGQEKVVITEPSTWQYYNRGPICYGSFFQGEVYDALRDARVEGWSTASYNAVDWKPACEVALEGNISMEGNPDKPRVNDYSDFELIGQFGQTVKAKKELTALSVEEVRPGVFVYDMGQNMVGVPKIKLSGMKPGTRICLRFAEVKYPDLPEYKGNTGMIMLENIRAAMAQDIYIAKGGEETIFPRFTYHGYRFVEITGIDEPLPAASVKGVVLSSIHELVSRYETSDEKVNKLWENITWSSFANFMSIPTDCPQRNERLGWAGDISVFSRTATYLADVPQFLRRYLRSMRDVQREDGRFPDIAPLGGGFGGLLWGSAGIAVPWECYLQYGDKVLLAEHYDAMKRYISYILDKTIDPKTNLLVQSRAWGDLCDWLGLEDSRNDKSLLWEAYFIYDLELMSKIATILGKTTDAEEYRKLHSDRKAFFNGTYLQPETCKTIHSAFVPKKQGTLVDTQTSYVLPLVFGIIDEENKPKFVKNLMETIVRENRTEQGRWCPPYSLMTGFIGTAWISKALSDNGCSEAAYKLLQQTNYPSWLYSVEQGATTIWERLNSYTHEDGFGGNNRMNSFNHYSFGAVGAWMYNYSLGIERDEDFPGFKHFVLKPEVDITGNMTYAKGYYDSMYGRIESSWRVEEDTVIYQCTVPANTTATLHLPATSVKNIVEGNRTLKKSKGIEYVGIEDGKVVLRLLSGRYFFGIK; via the coding sequence ATGAAAAGATACATTTACCTTCTAGTCCTTACATTGATAAACAATTTACCAAGTGTAGCTGATTCTCCTTTTCAATTGAAAAAATTGCAAGTGGAATATGCTGTGACACCGCTGGGAATTGATGTAGAGAACCCCCGTTTCAGTTGGCAAATGGAGGGAGGTGCTGATGAAAGAGGTTTGTTGCAGACAGCTCGTCAAATCGTTGTAATCGATGAGGCTGGCGTGCAAGTATGGGATTCAAAGAAAATCACCGATGATCAATCTTTGAATATTGAATATGCCGGACTTCCGTTAAAAGCTGCTACCCGCTATCAGTGGACGGTTCATGTATGGGATACGAAACATAGAAAAATGTCCGCTTCTTCCTGGTTTGAAACCGGGCTGATGAGTAGTGATCGTGCCTATGAGGGATGGGGCGGTGCGAAATGGATTGGAGTAGGGGATGAGGATAGGACATTCTATTCCCATTATCTTCCGGTTTTTAAGTTGAACTTCTCCTTGCGGTTGGACGAAACGACAAAGACCACCTGTTCGGGATTTATTTATGGAACGAATGATGAGCGCTTGATGGAACGGTATAAGAACCTCTATCAGCTGGAAAACAAGAAAGACGAATCATATATAAAGGTTGAATTGAATATCACTCCGTTGCTTTCGGGGCAAGATGCGGTGTTGAATATATATCGTGTAGGTTACCATCCGGATGATAAGAAAGACATTCCTTATAAAAGTTTCGCTATTCCGCAGGAGATGGTCAATGAACATAATAAATATGATTGGCACACGGTGACCCTTCGCTCGAATTTAGGTTTTACACAGTTTTATGTGGACAATACCGACAAGCAGATCGGCTCTGTCAATCTGAATCCTTTAGGGCAGGGCGGTGACTTTATCGCTTTTCCGGTGGTAGGAGATGTGGGGTATTTTGTTCCTGCCGGTCAGGCAGCTTCTTTCTCAAAAGTAGAAATTGCAAACTTTCGAAGTCCGGCGAATGTAATTACTACGTTGCAAGATTCAGTATGCCGTATAGTTGGTAGGATATCGGACACTTTCACTACTTTTGCTCCTGAATCCCATTCGGCTCCCATGCTCAGAACGGTCTTTGCTTCTTCGGAGGCGAAGATAAAGAAGGCGCGGTTATATGTTACTTCACGCGGTATCTATGAAGTATATCTGAATGGCAGACGGATAGGGAATGATTATTTCAATCCCGGAATCACCCAATATAACAAAACGCACTTATATCAGACATTTGACGTAACAGAATATATCCATTCCGGTCAAAATGCACTCGGTGCTTTACTGTCCGAAGGATGGTGGAGCGGAGGAGCAACCTTTACAGGAGATAATTGGAACTTTTTCGGAGACCGCCAGTCATTACTGGCAAAACTGGTAATCACTTATGCAGATGGACAGGAGAAGGTTGTAATAACCGAACCCTCTACCTGGCAATATTATAATAGAGGTCCTATCTGTTATGGTAGCTTCTTTCAGGGAGAAGTATACGACGCTTTGCGTGATGCGAGGGTGGAAGGATGGAGTACGGCTTCCTATAATGCCGTAGACTGGAAACCGGCCTGTGAAGTAGCTTTGGAAGGCAACATCAGTATGGAAGGAAACCCGGATAAACCTCGGGTAAATGATTATTCCGACTTTGAACTGATAGGGCAGTTCGGCCAGACAGTAAAAGCAAAAAAGGAGCTGACCGCCCTCTCGGTGGAGGAAGTACGTCCCGGTGTATTTGTTTATGATATGGGACAGAATATGGTCGGTGTACCTAAGATAAAACTGTCCGGTATGAAACCCGGAACAAGAATATGTCTGCGTTTTGCTGAAGTGAAATATCCGGATTTGCCCGAATATAAAGGTAACACCGGAATGATTATGTTAGAGAATATCCGTGCTGCCATGGCACAGGACATCTATATTGCTAAAGGAGGTGAAGAAACGATTTTTCCCCGTTTCACCTATCATGGTTATCGCTTTGTGGAAATAACCGGTATTGATGAACCCCTTCCCGCAGCATCGGTGAAAGGAGTAGTGCTTAGCTCCATTCACGAGTTGGTTTCCCGTTATGAAACATCGGACGAGAAAGTAAATAAGTTGTGGGAGAATATTACTTGGTCTTCCTTTGCCAATTTTATGTCTATCCCTACCGACTGCCCTCAACGGAACGAACGTTTGGGATGGGCAGGAGATATTTCCGTATTTTCCCGTACGGCTACGTACCTGGCGGACGTACCTCAATTTTTGAGAAGATACCTTCGTTCTATGCGCGATGTACAGCGGGAAGATGGTCGCTTTCCGGACATTGCTCCTTTGGGTGGAGGATTCGGTGGTTTGCTGTGGGGAAGTGCCGGAATCGCAGTTCCTTGGGAGTGTTACCTGCAATACGGAGACAAAGTTCTCTTGGCTGAACACTATGACGCCATGAAACGATATATCTCCTATATCCTCGACAAGACCATCGACCCGAAAACAAATCTGCTTGTACAGAGCAGGGCATGGGGTGATTTGTGTGATTGGCTCGGTCTTGAAGATAGCAGGAATGATAAATCTCTCTTATGGGAAGCCTATTTTATTTATGACCTCGAATTAATGAGCAAGATAGCCACTATCTTGGGTAAGACTACAGATGCGGAAGAATACCGGAAGTTGCATAGTGACAGAAAGGCTTTCTTCAATGGCACTTACCTGCAACCGGAAACCTGCAAGACCATTCACTCCGCTTTCGTACCGAAGAAGCAGGGAACGCTGGTGGATACACAAACTTCTTATGTCCTCCCGTTGGTATTCGGCATCATTGATGAAGAGAATAAACCGAAATTTGTCAAGAATCTGATGGAAACAATCGTCAGAGAAAATAGGACAGAGCAAGGCAGATGGTGTCCTCCTTATTCGTTGATGACCGGTTTTATCGGGACGGCATGGATTAGTAAAGCATTGTCCGATAATGGTTGCAGTGAGGCGGCGTACAAGTTGTTACAGCAGACGAACTATCCGTCGTGGCTGTATTCGGTGGAGCAAGGAGCCACTACCATTTGGGAACGGTTGAATTCCTATACCCATGAAGATGGATTCGGTGGAAATAACCGTATGAATTCTTTCAATCATTATTCTTTTGGCGCAGTCGGCGCATGGATGTACAATTACTCTTTAGGTATAGAACGGGATGAAGACTTCCCCGGATTTAAACACTTTGTGCTGAAACCGGAAGTGGATATTACCGGGAATATGACTTATGCCAAAGGTTATTATGATTCTATGTATGGACGTATCGAAAGTAGTTGGAGAGTAGAAGAAGATACAGTTATTTATCAGTGTACAGTTCCGGCAAATACAACTGCAACGTTGCATCTTCCTGCAACTTCAGTGAAGAATATTGTTGAGGGGAATAGAACTTTAAAGAAAAGCAAAGGGATAGAGTATGTCGGAATAGAAGATGGTAAGGTGGTATTGCGGCTTTTGTCCGGCAGATATTTCTTTGGAATCAAATAA
- a CDS encoding sigma-70 family RNA polymerase sigma factor, producing MERNTTTSALTHFPEFYQKNRNLVLTFIISRIPHKYEAEDLVQDVFIRLWENWAFVNKSTVWSLLFTIARNIVIDKIRRHYIQEDFVSYIYNNVKETKDNPVEERMYYMDLKQRHDKIISRLPAKRRRIYELSFNDGLPCPTIAKVMSLSSRTVEGQLLVARKTVRTYLQDEWSKVG from the coding sequence ATGGAACGGAATACCACCACATCTGCTTTAACCCATTTCCCTGAATTCTATCAGAAAAACCGGAATCTTGTTCTGACTTTTATTATCTCTCGTATTCCACACAAATATGAGGCTGAAGATTTAGTGCAGGATGTTTTTATTCGTTTGTGGGAGAATTGGGCATTTGTGAATAAGTCTACCGTTTGGTCTTTGCTTTTTACCATTGCACGTAATATTGTCATAGATAAAATACGTCGTCATTACATACAGGAGGATTTTGTTTCTTATATATATAATAATGTGAAAGAGACAAAGGATAATCCGGTAGAAGAAAGGATGTATTATATGGATTTAAAGCAGAGGCATGATAAGATAATATCCAGACTTCCTGCAAAACGCCGCCGTATTTACGAACTAAGTTTTAATGACGGATTACCTTGTCCGACAATAGCCAAGGTGATGTCTTTATCTTCCCGGACAGTGGAAGGGCAGTTATTGGTAGCCCGGAAAACTGTACGAACGTATTTGCAGGATGAATGGTCGAAAGTTGGCTGA